The following are encoded together in the Triticum urartu cultivar G1812 unplaced genomic scaffold, Tu2.1 TuUngrouped_contig_5045, whole genome shotgun sequence genome:
- the LOC125528700 gene encoding tau-cadinol synthase-like isoform X1, translating into MAASLKPTPAILLSSPCSSSAYSSRLPLQPSPRPRFPHVQASPATEATPASRVEHETRYTYNHASAGVAAAPKTLSSYEPSLWGDYFLDYEPKPLQRSEKWMTARADKLKEDINMLFESCKCTVERITLLDSVQRLGIDHHFKKQADIALSQIIEDEFSSSSLHHVALRFGLLREHGLWVSSDVFNKFKNEDGSFRKDITNDPKGLLCLYNAAHLLVHGEPSLEEAISFTKHHLELMRDTLKSPLDEQVKRALHVPLPRTLKRVETLHYISEYMHEEQHNPTLLELAKLDFNLLQHVHLKELKYLTKWWRGLYRCVGLNYARDRLVEGYLWCYAIYHEKEFAFSRIFLTKQLMLISLMDDTYDAHATIEECRQLNVAIQRWDERATSLLPDYLKRFYTELLRIFKDATSEVAICDTYHVAYARKAFQDLSAYYLQEVEWLHQDHKPSFKDHLSLSAMSIGSPTLCVGLMVGMGDPVTREAFEWAAGYPKVAIACGKIARLLDDIAAFKGGKAKGDMASSIECYMVEHSVTSEVAISKILSLLEDEWRTLNQAHFEHHSHLLVVRRIINFANSMLVFYARKDAYTFSINLKETVESLFVKPIPM; encoded by the exons ATGGCAGCGAGTTTGAAGCCAACGCCGGCAATCCTACTCAGCAGTCCCTGCTCCTCATCTGCCTACTCCTCTCGTCTCCCTCTCCAACCGTCTCCCCGGCCCCGCTTTCCCCATGTCCAAGCTTCACCTGCCACGGAAGCTACACCGGCCTCTAGAGTTGAACACGAAACAAGATATACATACAACCATGCCTCTGCTGGCGTTGCCGCTGCTCCGAAGACGCTGTCCAGCTATGAGCCCTCTCTGTGGGGTGACTACTTCCTCGACTACGAGCCAAAACCACTGCAG AGGTCAGAAAAATGGATGACTGCAAGAGCTGATAAATTAAAGGAGGACATCAACATGTTGTTTGAGAGTTGCAAGTGCACGGTGGAAAGAATAACCTTGTTGGACAGTGTCCAACGTCTCGGAATAGATCATCACTTTAAGAAACAGGCTGATATCGCGTTAAGTCAAATTATCGAGGATGAATTCAGTAGCTCTAGCCTCCATCACGTTGCCCTCCGGTTTGGCTTGCTTCGAGAACATGGTCTTTGGGTGTCTTCAG ATGTTTTCAACAAATTTAAGAATGAGGATGGGAGCTTTAGGAAAGATATTACCAATGACCCAAAGGGACTTTTATGTCTATACAACGCAGCCCATCTTCTTGTTCATGGTGAGCCATCATTGGAAGAAGCTATCTCATTTACAAAGCATCATCTTGAATTGATGAGGGACACTCTCAAGTCTCCTTTAGACGAGCAAGTTAAACGTGCCCTTCACGTACCATTACCAAGGACATTGAAAAGGGTGGAAACACTCCATTATATCTCTGAGTACATGCACGAGGAACAACATAACCCAACTCTATTGGAGCTTGCGAAGCTGGATTTTAACCTTCTACAACATGTACACTTGAAGGAACTCAAATATCTCACTAA GTGGTGGCGCGGTCTGTACAGGTGTGTCGGGCTAAACTATGCTCGGGACCGCCTGGTGGAGGGTTACCTTTGGTGCTATGCCATATACCATGAGAAAGAATTTGCGTTCTCAAGAATATTTCTTACCAAGCAATTAATGCTTATTTCCTTGATGGATGACACATATGATGCCCATGCCACCATTGAGGAATGTCGACAACTAAATGTGGCCATACAAAG ATGGGATGAGAGGGCCACTTCTCTTCTACCCGACTACCTTAAAAGGTTCTATACTGAACTATTGAGAATATTTAAAGATGCTACGAGTGAAGTGGCAATTTGTGACACTTACCATGTTGCCTATGCCCGAAAAGCG TTTCAAGATCTGTCCGCTTATTATCTCCAAGAAGTTGAATGGTTACACCAGGATCACAAGCCAAGCTTTAAAGATCACCTGAGTTTATCAGCCATGTCCATAGGATCACCAACGCTATGTGTAGGTTTGATGGTTGGCATGGGAGATCCAGTCACAAGGGAAGCATTTGAGTGGGCAGCTGGTTACCCAAAAGTCGCCATAGCGTGCGGGAAGATAGCACGTCTATTGGATGACATTGCCGCATTCAAA GGCGGGAAGGCCAAGGGGGATATGGCAAGCTCTATAGAGTGTTACATGGTTGAGCACAGTGTCACAAGTGAGGTTGCCATTTCCAAGATCCTATCACTGCTAGAAGACGAATGGAGAACTTTAAATCAAGCTCACTTCGAACATCATTCACACCTCCTAGTGGTGCGGCGGATTATTAACTTTGCTAATAGCATGCTAGTGTTCTATGCTAGGAAAGATGCATATACCTTCAGCATAAATCTTAAGGAGACTGTTGAGAGCCTTTTTGTGAAACCCATTCCCATGTAG
- the LOC125528700 gene encoding alpha-copaene synthase-like isoform X2 — MAASLKPTPAILLSSPCSSSAYSSRLPLQPSPRPRFPHVQASPATEATPASRVEHETRYTYNHASAGVAAAPKTLSSYEPSLWGDYFLDYEPKPLQRSEKWMTARADKLKEDINMLFESCKCTVERITLLDSVQRLGIDHHFKKQADIALSQIIEDEFSSSSLHHVALRFGLLREHGLWVSSDVFNKFKNEDGSFRKDITNDPKGLLCLYNAAHLLVHGEPSLEEAISFTKHHLELMRDTLKSPLDEQVKRALHVPLPRTLKRVETLHYISEYMHEEQHNPTLLELAKLDFNLLQHVHLKELKYLTKWWRGLYRCVGLNYARDRLVEGYLWCYAIYHEKEFAFSRIFLTKQLMLISLMDDTYDAHATIEECRQLNVAIQRWDERATSLLPDYLKRFYTELLRIFKDATSEVAICDTYHVAYARKAFQDLSAYYLQEVEWLHQDHKPSFKDHLSLSAMSIGSPTLCVGLMVGMGDPVTREAFEWAAGYPKVAIACGKIARLLDDIAAFKGGKAKGDMASSIECYMVEHSVTSEVAISKILSLLEDEWCGGLLTLLIAC, encoded by the exons ATGGCAGCGAGTTTGAAGCCAACGCCGGCAATCCTACTCAGCAGTCCCTGCTCCTCATCTGCCTACTCCTCTCGTCTCCCTCTCCAACCGTCTCCCCGGCCCCGCTTTCCCCATGTCCAAGCTTCACCTGCCACGGAAGCTACACCGGCCTCTAGAGTTGAACACGAAACAAGATATACATACAACCATGCCTCTGCTGGCGTTGCCGCTGCTCCGAAGACGCTGTCCAGCTATGAGCCCTCTCTGTGGGGTGACTACTTCCTCGACTACGAGCCAAAACCACTGCAG AGGTCAGAAAAATGGATGACTGCAAGAGCTGATAAATTAAAGGAGGACATCAACATGTTGTTTGAGAGTTGCAAGTGCACGGTGGAAAGAATAACCTTGTTGGACAGTGTCCAACGTCTCGGAATAGATCATCACTTTAAGAAACAGGCTGATATCGCGTTAAGTCAAATTATCGAGGATGAATTCAGTAGCTCTAGCCTCCATCACGTTGCCCTCCGGTTTGGCTTGCTTCGAGAACATGGTCTTTGGGTGTCTTCAG ATGTTTTCAACAAATTTAAGAATGAGGATGGGAGCTTTAGGAAAGATATTACCAATGACCCAAAGGGACTTTTATGTCTATACAACGCAGCCCATCTTCTTGTTCATGGTGAGCCATCATTGGAAGAAGCTATCTCATTTACAAAGCATCATCTTGAATTGATGAGGGACACTCTCAAGTCTCCTTTAGACGAGCAAGTTAAACGTGCCCTTCACGTACCATTACCAAGGACATTGAAAAGGGTGGAAACACTCCATTATATCTCTGAGTACATGCACGAGGAACAACATAACCCAACTCTATTGGAGCTTGCGAAGCTGGATTTTAACCTTCTACAACATGTACACTTGAAGGAACTCAAATATCTCACTAA GTGGTGGCGCGGTCTGTACAGGTGTGTCGGGCTAAACTATGCTCGGGACCGCCTGGTGGAGGGTTACCTTTGGTGCTATGCCATATACCATGAGAAAGAATTTGCGTTCTCAAGAATATTTCTTACCAAGCAATTAATGCTTATTTCCTTGATGGATGACACATATGATGCCCATGCCACCATTGAGGAATGTCGACAACTAAATGTGGCCATACAAAG ATGGGATGAGAGGGCCACTTCTCTTCTACCCGACTACCTTAAAAGGTTCTATACTGAACTATTGAGAATATTTAAAGATGCTACGAGTGAAGTGGCAATTTGTGACACTTACCATGTTGCCTATGCCCGAAAAGCG TTTCAAGATCTGTCCGCTTATTATCTCCAAGAAGTTGAATGGTTACACCAGGATCACAAGCCAAGCTTTAAAGATCACCTGAGTTTATCAGCCATGTCCATAGGATCACCAACGCTATGTGTAGGTTTGATGGTTGGCATGGGAGATCCAGTCACAAGGGAAGCATTTGAGTGGGCAGCTGGTTACCCAAAAGTCGCCATAGCGTGCGGGAAGATAGCACGTCTATTGGATGACATTGCCGCATTCAAA GGCGGGAAGGCCAAGGGGGATATGGCAAGCTCTATAGAGTGTTACATGGTTGAGCACAGTGTCACAAGTGAGGTTGCCATTTCCAAGATCCTATCACTGCTAGAAGACGAA TGGTGCGGCGGATTATTAACTTTGCTAATAGCATGCTAG